One stretch of Dyella jiangningensis DNA includes these proteins:
- a CDS encoding O-acetyl-ADP-ribose deacetylase — protein sequence MSIQIITADITELNVDAVVNAANTTLLGGGGVDGAIHRAAGPELLQACRALPQVKPGVRCPTGEARITPGFRLPARYVIHTVGPVWHGGAHDEPSLLASCYEQSMALALDHDVDSIAFPAISCGIYGYPPERAAPVALRSLRASIPADTSIQVLICCFGDTMASIWRAALNDAG from the coding sequence ATGTCCATTCAGATCATCACCGCCGACATTACCGAACTGAACGTGGACGCCGTCGTCAATGCCGCGAACACGACCCTGCTCGGCGGCGGCGGCGTGGATGGCGCCATCCACCGCGCCGCGGGCCCGGAGCTGCTGCAAGCGTGCCGCGCGCTGCCCCAGGTAAAGCCGGGCGTGCGCTGCCCCACGGGCGAAGCGCGCATCACGCCGGGCTTCCGGCTTCCCGCACGCTACGTGATCCATACCGTGGGGCCAGTGTGGCATGGCGGCGCGCACGACGAGCCGTCGCTGCTGGCGAGCTGTTACGAGCAAAGCATGGCACTGGCGTTGGACCACGACGTTGACTCCATTGCCTTTCCGGCGATCAGTTGCGGCATATACGGCTATCCGCCCGAACGGGCGGCTCCCGTCGCGCTGCGCAGCCTCCGCGCGTCGATACCGGCCGACACATCGATACAGGTGCTCATCTGCTGCTTTGGCGACACGATGGCCTCGATCTGGCGCGCCGCGCTCAACGACGCAGGTTGA
- a CDS encoding efflux RND transporter periplasmic adaptor subunit, with the protein MQRMSPKKLVLLIAVLLAAVVAVQWFRGGGRSSAKTPAQPTTVPVKVANAHRGDLDLTLKVIGRAEAYSTVTVQARVSGQLQQLMFQPGGHVKEGQTIIRIDLSLLQAQLDQSLGNLAKDEAQLQNAQTVLKRYQPLLGKGYVAQSDYDTYKANEGVYAASVKADKAAVELARTQLSYTEIKAPFESIAGAPLIYPGAQVTENNTSIVVLNQIRPIHVTFSIPETGLAGIKESMARGTVPVTISIPGTKQPAMQADLDFINNAVDPTTSTILLKARYGNDSDQLTPGQFVEVVLPTTRLTSVVTVPVVALQNSPLGSFVFVLNEDGTVTQRIVTAGPSSGNQIVIEKGLTGSERVVVDGQLLLVDGAHVRIVTDNP; encoded by the coding sequence ATGCAGCGTATGTCCCCGAAAAAACTGGTACTGCTGATCGCGGTGCTGTTGGCGGCCGTGGTGGCTGTGCAGTGGTTTCGCGGTGGTGGCCGTTCCTCGGCGAAAACGCCGGCACAACCGACGACCGTGCCGGTGAAAGTGGCGAACGCACATCGCGGCGACCTCGACCTCACGCTGAAGGTCATCGGTCGTGCCGAGGCTTACTCCACTGTCACCGTGCAGGCGCGCGTCAGCGGCCAGCTGCAGCAACTGATGTTCCAGCCGGGCGGGCACGTCAAGGAAGGCCAGACAATCATCCGCATCGACCTCAGCTTGCTGCAGGCGCAGCTCGACCAGTCGCTGGGCAACCTCGCCAAGGACGAGGCGCAGCTGCAGAACGCGCAGACCGTGCTCAAGCGCTACCAGCCGCTGCTCGGCAAGGGTTACGTGGCGCAATCGGACTACGACACCTACAAGGCGAACGAAGGCGTGTACGCCGCTTCGGTGAAAGCGGACAAGGCCGCGGTGGAACTCGCCCGTACGCAGCTGAGCTATACCGAGATCAAGGCGCCGTTCGAGAGCATTGCGGGCGCGCCGCTGATCTATCCGGGCGCGCAGGTCACGGAGAACAACACGTCGATCGTGGTGCTCAACCAGATCCGTCCGATCCACGTGACGTTCTCGATTCCCGAAACCGGCCTGGCTGGCATCAAGGAGTCGATGGCGCGCGGTACCGTACCGGTGACCATCAGCATTCCGGGCACGAAGCAGCCGGCGATGCAGGCCGATCTGGATTTCATCAACAACGCGGTGGATCCGACCACCAGCACGATCCTGCTCAAGGCGCGCTACGGCAACGACAGCGATCAGCTCACGCCTGGCCAGTTCGTCGAGGTGGTGTTGCCGACCACGCGCCTCACCAGCGTGGTGACGGTACCCGTGGTGGCCTTGCAGAACTCGCCGCTGGGCAGTTTCGTGTTCGTGTTGAACGAAGACGGCACGGTCACGCAACGCATCGTGACGGCAGGCCCGAGCAGCGGCAACCAGATCGTGATCGAAAAGGGCCTGACCGGCAGCGAGCGCGTGGTCGTCGATGGCCAGCTGCTGCTGGTGGATGGTGCGCACGTGCGCATCGTGACCGACAACCCTTGA
- a CDS encoding efflux RND transporter permease subunit: MNLPALCIQRPVMTTLLMVALLVFGIAAYPKLPVNELPNVDFPTITVNASLPGAAPETMATAVATPLENQLSTIAGIQSMTSTSALGSTSITITFELDRNIDGAAQDVQAAISSAQRQLPTNMPTPPTFRKVNPADAAIIYLTLRSRTQPLSVVDDYAETQLAQRLSTIDGVAQVNVYGSQKYAVRVSVDPQKLAASGIGIDTVQTAIANANVNLATGSLNGSRQLLSIRSDGQLQRANLYNNIIVAYRNGAPVRLSDLGKAEDSVQNDQVASWYNGERAIVLAIQRQPGSNTVATIDRIRAVLPTFEATLPPSIKLAVLYDRSESIRASVDDVQFTLLLAGVLVVLVIYLFLGNASATLIPALALPVSIIGTFGSMFALGYSLDNLSLLALTLVVGFVVDDAIVMLENIVRHVEDGMDPYEASLKGAREIGFTIFSMTLSLVAVFLPVMFMGGIVGRLFHEFAVTLSIAILISGFVSITLTPMLCSRFLRHAEHEKKARVVLWFDAGFERVRRGYVNTLGWAVSHPRIILGAFFGSLLLTGLLFAMVNKDFIPAGDSGQLNVNVEGPDDISVRAMGERQQALAKIVADDPNIEAYMSSVGAGGARTTTNNGSLLLRLKPASERPQDPNGIIQELREKFAKVPGIRAYIQNPPAIQIGGRQSKAQYQYTLQSIDTEALYSWSGKVIQAFGKLPGFQDVTSDLDLNGPSVRVNVDRDKLATLGLTMDQVQSALGSAFGANQISTIYGSSSQYWVILQVYYALQNDIDVLSQLYVTSSNGTLVPLNAVASFERKPQALTVNHQGQIPAVTVSFNLAPGVSLSEAVASIDRAMKQMNLPASITGSVQGTAQAFQDSMQGMGLLLVLAVFVIYLVLGILYESFIHPLTILSGLPSAGVGALLTLMVFRAPLDLFSFVGIVMLIGIVKKNAIMMIDFALERQRSEGLEPAKAIVEACHVRFRPIMMTTMAAFAGTLPIALGLGAGAETRRPLGLAVVGGLLVSQVLTLYLTPVIYLYLDRLHERFSSKRKSRPAEAT, from the coding sequence ATGAACCTGCCTGCACTTTGCATCCAGCGGCCGGTGATGACCACGCTGCTGATGGTGGCGCTGCTGGTGTTCGGCATCGCGGCCTATCCGAAGCTGCCCGTCAACGAGCTGCCCAACGTCGACTTCCCCACCATCACGGTGAACGCGAGTCTTCCGGGCGCGGCGCCCGAGACCATGGCGACGGCGGTGGCGACGCCGCTGGAAAACCAGCTCTCGACCATCGCCGGCATCCAGTCGATGACCTCGACCAGTGCGCTGGGCTCCACCTCGATCACCATCACTTTCGAGCTGGACCGCAACATCGATGGGGCGGCGCAGGACGTCCAGGCGGCCATTTCCTCGGCGCAGCGCCAGCTGCCGACGAACATGCCCACGCCGCCCACGTTCCGCAAGGTGAATCCGGCGGATGCGGCCATCATCTATCTCACCTTGCGCTCGCGCACCCAGCCGCTTTCGGTGGTGGACGATTACGCCGAGACGCAGCTCGCGCAGCGCCTGTCGACCATCGATGGCGTGGCGCAGGTGAATGTCTACGGTTCACAGAAGTACGCCGTGCGCGTCAGCGTCGATCCGCAGAAGCTGGCCGCCAGTGGCATCGGCATCGATACGGTGCAGACCGCGATCGCCAACGCCAACGTCAACCTCGCCACCGGGTCCCTCAATGGCAGCCGGCAACTGCTGTCGATCCGTTCGGACGGCCAGCTGCAGCGCGCGAACCTCTACAACAACATCATCGTGGCCTACCGCAACGGTGCGCCGGTGCGGCTGTCCGATCTCGGCAAGGCCGAGGACAGCGTGCAGAACGACCAGGTCGCGAGCTGGTACAACGGCGAGCGCGCGATCGTGCTGGCGATCCAGCGCCAGCCGGGCTCCAACACGGTGGCGACGATCGATCGCATTCGCGCCGTGTTGCCCACGTTCGAGGCCACGCTGCCGCCGTCGATCAAGCTCGCCGTGTTGTACGACCGCTCCGAATCGATCCGCGCGTCGGTGGACGACGTGCAGTTCACCCTGCTGCTGGCCGGCGTGCTGGTCGTGCTGGTGATCTACCTGTTCCTCGGCAATGCATCGGCCACCTTGATCCCGGCGCTGGCGTTGCCGGTATCCATCATCGGTACCTTCGGTTCGATGTTCGCGCTGGGCTACAGCCTGGACAACCTGTCGCTGCTGGCGCTGACTCTGGTGGTCGGCTTCGTGGTCGACGACGCGATCGTGATGCTCGAAAACATCGTGCGCCACGTCGAGGACGGCATGGATCCGTACGAGGCCTCGCTCAAGGGCGCCCGCGAAATCGGCTTTACCATCTTCTCGATGACGCTCTCGCTCGTTGCCGTGTTCCTGCCGGTGATGTTCATGGGCGGCATCGTCGGGCGACTGTTCCACGAATTCGCGGTGACGCTGAGCATTGCCATCCTGATCTCGGGCTTTGTCTCGATCACGCTCACGCCGATGCTGTGCAGCCGCTTCCTGCGTCATGCCGAGCATGAGAAGAAAGCGCGCGTGGTGCTGTGGTTCGATGCCGGTTTCGAGCGTGTGCGCCGCGGCTACGTCAACACGCTGGGTTGGGCGGTGAGCCATCCGCGCATCATCCTCGGTGCGTTCTTCGGCAGCCTGCTGCTGACGGGGCTGCTGTTCGCGATGGTGAACAAGGACTTCATTCCGGCGGGCGATTCCGGCCAGCTCAACGTCAACGTCGAGGGGCCCGACGACATCTCCGTGCGCGCGATGGGCGAACGCCAGCAGGCGTTGGCGAAGATCGTTGCGGACGATCCGAACATCGAGGCCTACATGTCTTCCGTGGGCGCGGGCGGCGCGCGAACCACCACCAACAACGGCTCGCTGCTGCTGCGACTCAAGCCGGCCAGCGAGCGTCCGCAGGACCCCAACGGCATCATCCAGGAGCTGCGCGAGAAGTTCGCGAAGGTGCCGGGCATCCGCGCCTATATCCAGAATCCGCCGGCCATCCAGATCGGTGGTCGCCAATCCAAGGCGCAGTATCAGTACACGCTGCAGTCGATCGACACGGAAGCGCTCTACAGCTGGTCCGGCAAGGTGATCCAGGCCTTCGGCAAGTTGCCGGGCTTCCAGGACGTCACCAGCGATCTCGATCTGAACGGACCTTCCGTGCGCGTCAACGTGGACCGCGACAAGCTCGCCACGCTGGGGCTCACCATGGACCAGGTGCAGAGTGCGCTGGGCTCGGCATTCGGCGCGAACCAGATCTCCACCATCTACGGCTCGTCATCGCAGTACTGGGTGATCCTGCAGGTGTACTACGCGCTGCAGAACGACATCGACGTGCTCTCCCAGCTTTATGTCACGTCGAGCAACGGCACGCTGGTGCCGCTCAATGCCGTGGCGAGCTTCGAGCGCAAGCCGCAGGCGCTCACGGTGAACCACCAGGGACAGATTCCCGCGGTCACCGTCTCGTTCAACCTCGCGCCCGGCGTGAGCCTGAGCGAGGCCGTGGCGAGCATCGATCGGGCCATGAAGCAGATGAACCTGCCGGCGTCGATCACCGGCAGCGTGCAGGGCACGGCGCAGGCGTTCCAGGATTCCATGCAGGGCATGGGCCTGCTGCTGGTGCTCGCGGTATTCGTGATCTACCTCGTGCTGGGCATTCTCTACGAGAGCTTCATCCACCCGCTCACCATTCTCTCCGGCCTGCCGTCCGCGGGCGTGGGTGCGCTGCTGACATTGATGGTGTTCCGTGCGCCGCTGGACCTGTTCTCCTTCGTCGGCATCGTGATGTTGATCGGCATCGTGAAGAAGAACGCGATCATGATGATCGACTTCGCACTGGAGCGGCAGCGCAGCGAAGGGCTGGAGCCCGCGAAGGCCATCGTCGAAGCCTGTCACGTGCGTTTCCGTCCGATCATGATGACCACGATGGCCGCGTTCGCCGGCACCCTGCCGATCGCCTTGGGCCTCGGCGCCGGCGCGGAGACGCGTCGCCCACTGGGCCTGGCCGTGGTCGGCGGTCTGCTGGTGTCGCAGGTACTCACGCTGTACCTCACGCCGGTGATCTATCTGTACCTCGATCGGCTGCACGAGCGCTTCTCGAGCAAGCGGAAATCGCGGCCTGCCGAGGCGACCTGA
- a CDS encoding MarR family winged helix-turn-helix transcriptional regulator: MTNAEDISFGYLLGDVTLLFRKHFDRRAVKFGLTRAQWRATKMLYYREGLRQTELAEQLEMEPIAVGRVIDRLQAAGFVERRPDPKDRRAWRLYVTDQARDVIADMEEIAVGLRKDATRGITVPELQQALGVLNRMKDNLQALDGGVSPEDGEA, encoded by the coding sequence ATGACTAACGCGGAAGACATTTCCTTCGGCTACCTGCTGGGCGATGTGACTTTGCTGTTCCGCAAGCACTTCGACAGACGCGCCGTGAAATTCGGGTTGACCCGCGCGCAGTGGCGGGCCACCAAGATGCTCTATTACCGCGAAGGGCTGCGCCAGACCGAGCTGGCCGAGCAGCTGGAAATGGAGCCGATCGCCGTCGGGCGCGTCATCGATCGCCTGCAGGCGGCGGGCTTCGTAGAGCGCCGCCCCGATCCCAAGGATCGCCGCGCCTGGCGCCTCTACGTCACCGATCAGGCGCGCGACGTGATCGCAGACATGGAAGAGATCGCGGTCGGCCTGCGCAAGGACGCCACGCGCGGCATCACGGTGCCCGAGCTGCAGCAGGCCCTGGGTGTACTCAACCGCATGAAGGACAACCTGCAGGCGCTCGACGGCGGTGTATCCCCCGAGGATGGCGAAGCCTAG
- a CDS encoding M20/M25/M40 family metallo-hydrolase, whose protein sequence is MRRLPLSLLAASMMLAIGTANAATQTTVPAAAVKTAEQLRDKAMNDNTAYDIVTSLTTEVGARLAGSPADQRGRDWAVAKFKALGFDKVYTEEVSYPLWERRSEHAEIVGPFPQTLDLIALGYSAGTPKGGITAEVVRFDSLDALKKADPASVKGKIVYVDVRMERHKDGHDYGMGSAVRVGGPVIASKMGAAGFLLRSAGTDAHSRTPHTGVTGFRDPKEAIPAAALSNPDADQLTRIVAYGKPVSLKLELDCGITGTYHGANVIGEVTGKKHPDQVVAIGGHLDSWDPGTGAIDDGAGVAIAMAAGKLIHDMPQRPDRTIRVIAFANEEMGLWGGRAYADKHGAEVKKFQLGTESDFGARKIWRMSASVKPEARGAIDQIAKVLEPIGVAYDAKAPGGGGSDLSQMHGKGMAALTLTQDGTDYFDYHHTANDTLDKIDPKELAQNVAVYAAFSYMAAQADGDFGSAPGAFKNDGAEE, encoded by the coding sequence ATGCGCCGTCTGCCCCTTTCCCTGCTTGCCGCCAGCATGATGCTCGCCATCGGCACGGCAAATGCCGCCACCCAGACCACCGTTCCCGCCGCAGCCGTAAAGACGGCCGAACAGCTGCGCGACAAGGCGATGAACGACAACACCGCCTACGACATCGTCACCTCGCTGACCACGGAAGTGGGCGCGCGCCTCGCCGGCAGCCCGGCCGACCAGCGTGGCCGCGACTGGGCCGTGGCCAAGTTCAAGGCGCTGGGCTTCGACAAGGTCTACACCGAGGAAGTGAGCTATCCGCTGTGGGAACGCCGCAGCGAGCATGCCGAGATCGTCGGTCCGTTCCCGCAGACTTTGGACCTGATCGCGCTGGGCTACTCCGCCGGCACGCCGAAGGGCGGCATCACCGCCGAGGTCGTGCGCTTCGACAGCCTTGATGCGTTGAAGAAGGCCGATCCGGCCAGCGTGAAGGGCAAGATCGTCTACGTCGACGTGCGCATGGAACGCCACAAGGATGGCCACGACTACGGCATGGGCTCCGCGGTGCGCGTGGGCGGCCCGGTGATCGCCTCGAAGATGGGCGCCGCCGGCTTCCTGCTGCGCTCGGCCGGCACCGATGCCCACAGCCGCACGCCGCATACCGGCGTCACCGGCTTCCGCGATCCGAAGGAAGCGATCCCGGCGGCTGCGCTGTCCAATCCGGATGCCGATCAGCTGACGCGCATCGTGGCCTATGGCAAGCCCGTCAGCCTCAAGCTCGAACTCGACTGCGGCATCACCGGCACCTACCACGGCGCCAACGTGATCGGCGAAGTCACCGGCAAGAAGCATCCTGACCAGGTCGTGGCGATTGGCGGCCATCTCGATTCGTGGGATCCGGGCACGGGCGCCATCGACGACGGCGCGGGCGTGGCCATCGCCATGGCAGCCGGCAAGTTGATCCACGACATGCCGCAGCGTCCGGACCGCACCATCCGCGTGATTGCGTTCGCGAACGAGGAAATGGGCCTGTGGGGTGGTCGCGCTTATGCCGACAAGCACGGCGCCGAAGTGAAGAAGTTCCAGCTCGGCACGGAGTCGGACTTCGGTGCACGCAAGATATGGCGCATGAGCGCCAGCGTGAAGCCGGAAGCACGCGGCGCGATCGACCAGATCGCCAAGGTGCTGGAGCCGATCGGCGTGGCCTATGACGCAAAGGCACCGGGTGGCGGCGGTTCGGATCTCTCGCAGATGCACGGCAAGGGCATGGCGGCGCTCACCCTGACCCAGGACGGCACCGACTATTTCGACTACCACCACACCGCCAACGACACGCTCGACAAGATCGATCCGAAGGAGCTGGCGCAGAACGTGGCCGTGTATGCGGCGTTCTCGTACATGGCCGCGCAGGCCGACGGCGATTTCGGTTCGGCGCCCGGCGCGTTCAAGAACGACGGCGCGGAAGAGTGA
- a CDS encoding efflux RND transporter periplasmic adaptor subunit, which translates to MANADLLKELRIEKHQREAHGGGPGRWPWIVGGVVVVVVLAGLVGWWLMGPRAIEVQTAQAQSPASNAVAGAVLQATGYVTARRQATVSAQITGTLTHVLIEEGDHVKQGQIVARLDDSQYRAALEAARKQAAASHALVDQFQVQLAQNQRDAVRMESLAEKGLVAKQTAEQARTLVDSTRAQLLSQQRNAASSDAQVVEAQVNFDYCVIRSPFDGVITTKDAQVGEIVSPFSAGGGFTRTGIGTVVDMDSLEVDVDVNEAYIGRVKPNMPAEAVLDAYPDWKIPAHVIAIVPAADRGKATVKVRVALEHKDARIVPDMGVRVSFLESKEAQQSVQAPQGVLVPGNAIAQRDGHAVVFLVTGDKAQQRTVTPETTGKDDVRRVPAGVQVGDTLVVSPPETLKDGSRVTTARPKE; encoded by the coding sequence GTGGCGAATGCGGATCTATTGAAGGAACTGCGCATCGAGAAACACCAGCGCGAAGCCCATGGCGGAGGCCCGGGTCGCTGGCCGTGGATCGTCGGTGGCGTCGTGGTGGTGGTCGTGCTGGCGGGGCTGGTCGGCTGGTGGCTGATGGGTCCACGGGCGATCGAAGTGCAGACCGCGCAGGCGCAATCGCCCGCGTCGAACGCCGTCGCAGGCGCGGTGCTGCAGGCGACGGGCTATGTCACCGCGCGCCGCCAGGCCACGGTGTCGGCGCAGATCACCGGCACGCTCACGCACGTGCTGATCGAAGAGGGCGATCACGTGAAGCAGGGCCAGATCGTGGCCCGCCTCGACGATTCGCAATACCGCGCCGCCCTGGAAGCCGCGCGCAAGCAGGCGGCTGCTTCGCACGCCCTGGTGGATCAATTCCAGGTCCAGCTGGCGCAGAACCAGCGCGACGCCGTGCGCATGGAATCGCTCGCCGAGAAAGGCCTGGTGGCCAAGCAGACCGCGGAACAGGCGCGCACCCTGGTCGACAGCACGCGCGCCCAACTGCTGTCGCAGCAGCGCAATGCGGCCTCATCCGACGCTCAGGTCGTCGAGGCGCAGGTCAACTTCGACTACTGCGTGATCCGTTCGCCGTTCGACGGCGTCATTACCACCAAGGACGCGCAGGTCGGCGAAATCGTGTCGCCGTTCTCCGCGGGCGGCGGTTTCACCCGCACTGGCATCGGCACGGTGGTGGACATGGATTCGCTCGAGGTGGACGTGGACGTCAACGAGGCGTACATCGGTCGCGTGAAACCGAACATGCCCGCCGAGGCGGTGCTGGACGCGTACCCGGATTGGAAGATCCCCGCCCACGTCATCGCCATCGTGCCTGCCGCCGATCGCGGCAAGGCCACGGTGAAGGTGCGCGTCGCGCTCGAACACAAGGATGCACGCATCGTGCCGGACATGGGCGTGCGCGTCTCGTTCCTCGAATCGAAAGAAGCGCAGCAGAGTGTGCAGGCACCGCAGGGCGTGCTGGTTCCCGGCAACGCGATCGCCCAGCGCGACGGTCACGCCGTGGTGTTCCTGGTCACGGGCGACAAGGCACAGCAGCGCACCGTGACGCCGGAAACCACCGGCAAGGACGACGTGCGTCGCGTGCCGGCCGGCGTACAGGTGGGCGACACCCTGGTGGTCTCGCCTCCGGAAACCTTGAAGGACGGCTCGCGGGTGACCACCGCCAGGCCGAAGGAATAA
- a CDS encoding ABC transporter ATP-binding protein: MNTLIETRDLSKVYERGKQKVEVLHHINLDIAEGDFLALMGPSGSGKTTLLNLIGGLDTPSGGSITVAGQRLDQLNGGALAKWRASHVGFVFQFYNLMPMLSAQRNVELPLLLTKLSAAQRRKNASIALELVGLGERSSHKPSELSGGQQQRVAIARAIVSDPTLLVCDEPTGDLDRQSAEEVLGLLRVLNREHGKTIVMVTHDPKAAEYANHTLHLDKGTLVEQAIA; encoded by the coding sequence ATGAACACGTTGATCGAAACCCGCGACCTCTCCAAGGTGTACGAGCGCGGCAAGCAGAAAGTGGAAGTGCTGCATCACATCAACCTCGACATTGCCGAGGGCGATTTCCTCGCGCTGATGGGACCTTCCGGCTCGGGCAAGACGACCCTGCTCAACCTCATCGGCGGGCTCGACACGCCCAGCGGTGGCAGCATCACCGTGGCCGGCCAGCGTCTCGACCAGTTGAACGGTGGCGCGCTGGCGAAGTGGCGCGCCTCGCACGTCGGCTTCGTGTTCCAGTTCTACAACCTGATGCCGATGCTCTCGGCGCAGCGCAACGTGGAACTGCCGTTGCTGCTCACCAAGTTGTCCGCGGCACAGCGGCGCAAGAACGCTTCCATCGCGCTGGAACTGGTGGGGCTGGGCGAGCGTTCCTCGCACAAGCCCAGCGAGTTGTCCGGCGGTCAGCAGCAGCGCGTGGCGATCGCACGCGCGATCGTGTCCGACCCCACGCTGCTGGTGTGCGACGAGCCCACGGGCGACCTGGATCGCCAGTCGGCCGAAGAAGTGCTCGGTTTGCTGCGCGTACTCAACCGCGAGCACGGCAAGACCATCGTGATGGTCACCCACGATCCGAAGGCGGCCGAGTACGCCAACCACACCCTGCATCTGGACAAGGGCACCCTGGTCGAACAGGCCATCGCGTGA
- the mscL gene encoding large-conductance mechanosensitive channel protein MscL: MSMLKEFKEFAMRGNVIDLAVGVVIGGAFGKIVTSLVDQIIMPPIGMLTGGIDFSQMKWVLKPADNSDPAHKIAEVAIGYGTFINTLIQFIIIAFAIFLVVKAINKLSRRQEAAPAPPPADVVLLTEIRDLLKTQNQK, translated from the coding sequence ATGAGCATGCTCAAAGAGTTCAAAGAATTCGCCATGCGTGGCAACGTCATCGACCTCGCGGTCGGCGTGGTCATCGGTGGCGCGTTCGGCAAGATCGTCACCTCGCTGGTGGACCAGATCATCATGCCGCCGATCGGCATGCTCACCGGCGGCATCGATTTCTCCCAGATGAAATGGGTGCTCAAGCCGGCGGACAACAGCGACCCGGCGCACAAGATCGCGGAAGTCGCGATCGGCTATGGCACCTTCATCAACACGCTGATCCAGTTCATCATCATCGCGTTCGCCATCTTCCTGGTGGTCAAGGCCATCAACAAGCTCTCGCGCCGCCAAGAGGCCGCACCGGCGCCGCCGCCGGCGGACGTGGTGCTGCTCACCGAGATCCGCGACCTGCTCAAGACGCAGAACCAGAAATAA
- a CDS encoding fumarylacetoacetate hydrolase family protein: MSYAITPPAVPSLPVLGSDLRFPVRRIFCIGRNYAEHAREMGATVNKDTPLFFCKPADAVVTDGADVPYPQATSDLHHEVEMVVALGGGGRDIPVGQAESLVWGYGVGLDLTRRDLQAIAKAKSHPWDVAKAFDHSAPVSALRPASEARLGADTTLTLSINGEQRQLGKLGDMVHGVAEIIAILSTLFELKAGDLIFTGTPAGVSALKRGDRFHAELAGVAVLEGRVG, from the coding sequence ATGTCCTATGCCATCACGCCTCCCGCCGTTCCCAGCCTGCCGGTGCTCGGCAGCGACCTTCGTTTCCCGGTTCGCCGCATCTTCTGCATCGGCCGCAACTACGCCGAACACGCGCGCGAAATGGGCGCCACGGTGAACAAGGACACGCCGCTGTTCTTCTGCAAGCCGGCGGACGCCGTGGTGACGGATGGCGCCGACGTGCCCTACCCGCAAGCCACCAGCGATCTGCATCACGAAGTGGAAATGGTGGTGGCGCTGGGTGGTGGGGGTCGCGACATTCCGGTGGGACAGGCCGAGAGCCTGGTCTGGGGCTACGGCGTGGGGCTGGACCTCACGCGTCGCGACCTGCAGGCGATCGCCAAGGCCAAGAGCCATCCGTGGGATGTGGCCAAGGCATTCGACCATTCCGCACCGGTGTCGGCGCTGCGTCCGGCGAGCGAGGCGCGCCTGGGTGCTGACACCACGCTGACGCTCAGCATCAATGGCGAACAACGCCAGCTGGGCAAGCTCGGCGACATGGTGCACGGCGTGGCCGAGATCATCGCCATCCTGTCGACGCTGTTCGAGCTGAAGGCCGGCGACCTGATCTTCACGGGCACGCCAGCCGGCGTGTCGGCGCTCAAGCGCGGCGATCGCTTCCATGCCGAGCTGGCAGGCGTGGCCGTGCTGGAAGGTCGCGTGGGCTGA